A genomic segment from Leptolyngbya boryana PCC 6306 encodes:
- a CDS encoding coiled-coil domain-containing protein has product MKRSTRPLWRLMTAIATGFGISTVINTSDYQGYWYGTIRRVQTVDLNILSHIAPAKLSLALMKGDTDELKRTLDSNYGLFGLVVTDCTTTQTECPGQKILFASNSKNQWRSSLTVESLPQSSYDFLMNPPPIKTEKSFKSPHEENRDATGNRNSGQIIGRVYYVRGIPPTFLNDYWRWIQNPFSTSGTHKAYFVNSMLSLNVALLVWVLVEFLLYRKRVREATLLRDAQRVQSDLQVQLQEKSSLLSEREQYRAKQEKRNQELEAVIAQYHNKLIQTELEQQHNVEHLRNLELQLEEAQQAKVEGREQLETIVLLQNQISIQQQENAKTAENLTRLRHDLKIANQQATESSNRIQTLNASIAALSQERNAAMEHSTALETELQATRTQMIQSTQLLSTLQLASQETRQSQRWGRDYEQCLEDDNQQLNQCIQQLEQTRQSISDERDDLQFEVWDLQEQLDWLQNQFKVAHIHQPPRWVAPDSSGLDSSNLRIAIVGGHQRMRNCVLSRLEKSGLNNVVEIPPFSEKTIDQSRLKKKISECDLVVVITRYVGHELTGMVSNLRENGSLRGEIMNLNYRGVTGVTREILEHLGDSCSSNSEDDIA; this is encoded by the coding sequence ATGAAACGATCTACTCGTCCGTTATGGCGTTTGATGACTGCAATCGCTACAGGTTTCGGAATTTCTACAGTAATCAATACTAGTGATTATCAGGGCTACTGGTATGGAACAATACGACGGGTTCAAACAGTTGACCTTAATATTTTGTCTCACATAGCACCTGCAAAGTTGTCATTAGCCTTAATGAAAGGTGACACTGACGAGCTAAAACGTACTCTGGACAGTAATTATGGCCTGTTCGGACTTGTCGTGACAGACTGCACAACGACTCAAACTGAATGCCCTGGTCAAAAAATCCTTTTTGCTTCAAACTCGAAGAACCAGTGGAGATCGAGCTTAACGGTGGAGAGCTTACCTCAAAGTTCCTACGATTTCTTAATGAATCCACCCCCAATAAAAACGGAAAAAAGCTTTAAGAGTCCACACGAAGAAAATCGGGATGCAACTGGTAACAGAAACTCAGGTCAAATTATTGGGCGCGTTTACTATGTTCGCGGTATTCCGCCCACATTTCTAAATGATTATTGGCGTTGGATACAGAATCCTTTCAGTACGAGTGGCACTCATAAAGCTTACTTTGTGAATTCAATGCTGTCTCTGAATGTGGCTTTATTGGTCTGGGTCTTGGTCGAGTTTTTGCTTTATAGAAAACGAGTTCGGGAGGCAACTCTTCTTCGCGATGCCCAGAGAGTACAATCAGACCTTCAAGTTCAATTACAGGAAAAGTCCTCTCTTTTGTCAGAGCGAGAACAATACCGAGCAAAGCAAGAGAAGCGCAATCAAGAGTTAGAAGCTGTAATCGCTCAATATCATAACAAGCTAATCCAAACGGAATTAGAGCAGCAGCATAATGTAGAGCATCTGAGAAATCTAGAACTCCAGCTAGAAGAAGCACAGCAAGCGAAAGTTGAAGGACGGGAGCAGTTAGAAACAATCGTTCTGCTTCAGAACCAAATTAGTATTCAGCAACAGGAGAATGCAAAAACCGCTGAAAACCTAACGCGCTTACGTCATGATCTCAAAATTGCTAATCAACAAGCAACTGAATCGAGCAACCGAATTCAAACCCTAAATGCTTCCATCGCTGCTCTCTCTCAAGAACGGAATGCAGCTATGGAGCATTCTACTGCCTTAGAAACTGAGCTTCAGGCTACTCGTACTCAGATGATTCAATCTACCCAATTACTCAGTACGTTACAACTTGCCAGCCAAGAAACAAGACAATCTCAAAGGTGGGGAAGAGATTATGAACAGTGCCTCGAAGATGATAACCAACAACTCAATCAATGCATTCAGCAGCTAGAACAAACACGTCAATCTATCTCTGATGAGCGTGATGACCTGCAATTCGAGGTTTGGGATTTGCAAGAGCAGCTAGACTGGCTTCAAAACCAATTCAAGGTTGCTCACATCCATCAACCTCCTCGATGGGTAGCACCGGATAGTTCAGGGCTAGATTCGTCTAATCTTCGTATTGCGATCGTGGGAGGACACCAAAGAATGCGTAACTGTGTATTGTCTCGACTTGAAAAATCTGGGCTAAACAACGTTGTCGAAATCCCCCCATTTTCTGAGAAGACGATTGATCAAAGCCGTCTCAAAAAAAAGATTTCTGAGTGCGATTTAGTAGTTGTAATTACGCGCTACGTAGGACACGAATTAACTGGAATGGTGTCTAATTTAAGGGAAAACGGTTCGCTGCGGGGTGAGATAATGAATTTGAACTATAGGGGCGTAACAGGAGTAACCCGCGAAATTCTTGAACATTTGGGCGATTCATGCTCATCGAATTCAGAAGACGATATCGCGTAA
- a CDS encoding pentapeptide repeat-containing protein translates to MPDNYCNILAEGVNRWNTWRLENPRIKKPSLRGLRLDQLKGVSHLNNANFRGVDLSKANLARVSLLNADLTGANLSNANLRGAILTGATFNGAILYQSDLSFAELGNANLVRSLLVEANFSHAKMQKVNFRRADLCSAQLDYADLTNADLKSVKALGTSFEKAILTGACIENWHTNSATKLTDVVCDYIYLKERQGERRPSDPNQVFCLGGFGTLFQKALETVDLIFADGIAWQAFFQSFQELRSQYNNLSIQGIEKKSGGAFVIRLEVPPEADKAAIESHAKELYETRLQLQEQRYQAELQAKDGQISLYQEQLEFHRQNNTNLMEIVKTMAEKESPKYDFRGSSIGNFVDTAQAGSQISNVQYVNMSQDLTQAAQQIQDLLQQLQNQGVTVEDAQQQVSTEMAKQAETDPTLMGKMVLWSKAMANKASETTVSEAAKMVLTLALKAAGIPLP, encoded by the coding sequence ATGCCTGACAATTATTGCAATATTCTTGCTGAGGGCGTTAATCGATGGAATACTTGGAGATTAGAAAATCCTCGAATCAAAAAGCCGAGTCTTAGAGGTTTGCGGCTTGACCAACTAAAAGGTGTCTCTCACCTAAATAACGCAAATTTTCGCGGAGTTGATCTCTCAAAAGCTAATTTAGCAAGAGTCAGTCTGCTTAACGCTGATCTAACGGGTGCTAACCTCAGTAATGCCAATTTGAGAGGAGCGATTCTAACGGGTGCAACCTTCAATGGGGCTATACTCTACCAATCTGATCTCAGCTTTGCGGAATTAGGAAATGCCAACCTTGTTCGTTCTCTGCTAGTTGAAGCAAATTTTAGCCATGCAAAGATGCAAAAGGTTAATTTTCGCCGAGCAGATCTTTGCTCGGCTCAGCTTGATTATGCAGATTTAACAAATGCAGATCTGAAGTCAGTAAAGGCGTTAGGCACTTCATTTGAGAAAGCGATTCTTACAGGAGCTTGTATTGAGAACTGGCACACGAACAGTGCTACAAAACTAACAGATGTAGTTTGTGATTACATCTATTTAAAGGAAAGGCAAGGAGAGCGCCGTCCGAGTGACCCTAACCAGGTATTCTGCTTAGGAGGGTTTGGCACGCTCTTCCAAAAAGCTCTTGAAACCGTTGATCTCATCTTCGCGGATGGTATCGCCTGGCAAGCCTTTTTCCAATCTTTTCAAGAACTGCGATCGCAATACAATAATCTCTCCATCCAAGGAATTGAGAAGAAAAGCGGTGGAGCCTTCGTCATTCGTTTAGAAGTGCCGCCAGAGGCGGATAAGGCAGCGATTGAGAGTCATGCAAAAGAACTCTATGAGACGAGACTACAACTCCAAGAACAACGCTATCAAGCCGAATTACAAGCCAAAGACGGTCAGATTTCGCTATACCAAGAACAACTCGAATTTCACCGACAAAACAACACGAATTTAATGGAGATTGTCAAAACAATGGCTGAGAAAGAATCCCCTAAATATGACTTTCGCGGTTCGAGCATTGGTAACTTTGTTGATACTGCCCAAGCAGGTAGTCAAATCAGCAATGTTCAATATGTCAACATGAGCCAAGACCTCACCCAAGCGGCACAGCAAATTCAGGATTTATTGCAACAGCTTCAGAATCAGGGTGTTACGGTCGAGGATGCTCAACAGCAAGTCTCGACGGAAATGGCGAAGCAAGCGGAGACAGACCCTACCCTGATGGGAAAAATGGTGCTGTGGAGTAAGGCGATGGCAAATAAAGCCAGTGAGACAACCGTGAGTGAAGCAGCTAAGATGGTTCTTACACTGGCATTGAAGGCAGCAGGCATTCCCCTACCATAA
- a CDS encoding PEP-CTERM domain protein codes for MRTFSTIVLATIGWIGLSSISSPLNATIVSNFEITVDRSFDSDRLPPVGTKGFGTLTFDESQIQYNENNFFDPYARPPFGYYAQRPTSLSLDFFNRRYTQVNDSSIGRSTTYFSFNRTDTGSYQLKGFLVGTSDESSSLAISSNGFAAAFNNAGLAYGTVQLTSSEVIPEPSMIAGVPVALMFGWLSHQKLKRRRSKTIVLK; via the coding sequence ATGCGTACTTTTTCGACTATTGTTCTTGCGACGATCGGTTGGATTGGACTCAGTAGCATTTCCAGTCCGCTCAATGCGACGATCGTTAGTAACTTTGAAATAACAGTTGATCGATCTTTTGATTCCGATCGACTGCCGCCAGTCGGAACAAAGGGCTTTGGAACTTTGACGTTCGATGAATCCCAAATTCAGTACAACGAGAATAACTTTTTCGATCCCTATGCACGACCACCGTTTGGCTACTATGCTCAGAGACCAACTAGCCTCTCCCTTGATTTCTTCAACCGTCGCTATACACAAGTGAACGACTCCTCGATTGGTCGTTCTACTACTTACTTTTCATTCAACCGAACCGATACAGGAAGCTATCAACTCAAGGGTTTTCTGGTTGGCACGAGTGATGAAAGTTCATCGCTTGCCATATCGAGCAATGGCTTTGCCGCTGCATTTAATAATGCTGGTCTCGCTTACGGCACGGTGCAATTGACGAGTTCTGAGGTAATCCCGGAGCCTAGCATGATCGCAGGAGTTCCGGTTGCCTTGATGTTCGGCTGGCTTTCCCACCAGAAGTTAAAACGTAGACGCTCTAAGACGATCGTTCTCAAATAA
- a CDS encoding site-specific integrase → MKWLPATSELSPSAIISVAQRSKPNTRSRQIACTVLRQFARFAQIEVDVGPYIGNYSPKKVVKTIPTDKIISQAIEQLPNPAWRYLYALMATYGLRDHEVFFTELEWRDSESGERILVAKVTDGKTGTREVYPFYPEWVERWQLWNKKLPKLTARINQDYGERVSRTFKRAGIPFVPYDLRHAYAIRISVVFKLPVAVAAAYMGHSPTIHWQTYNRWISKEQHQQVYDDVLRDEDRPKPP, encoded by the coding sequence GAAGTGGCTACCTGCAACATCTGAATTAAGCCCATCTGCAATAATTTCAGTTGCTCAAAGATCGAAGCCAAACACGAGATCACGACAGATTGCTTGTACCGTCCTACGACAGTTTGCGAGATTCGCTCAAATTGAAGTCGATGTCGGACCTTACATCGGAAACTATAGCCCTAAGAAAGTCGTAAAAACGATTCCCACCGATAAGATTATTTCTCAAGCCATTGAACAGCTTCCTAACCCTGCTTGGAGATATCTTTACGCATTGATGGCAACCTATGGGCTTCGTGATCACGAAGTATTTTTCACTGAACTTGAGTGGCGAGATAGTGAGTCCGGAGAACGAATTCTAGTCGCAAAAGTAACGGATGGTAAAACTGGAACACGAGAGGTCTATCCATTCTATCCAGAATGGGTAGAACGATGGCAACTCTGGAATAAGAAGCTTCCTAAACTTACTGCACGAATCAATCAGGATTATGGCGAACGAGTTTCCAGAACATTCAAACGTGCAGGAATTCCCTTTGTTCCCTATGATTTGCGTCATGCTTATGCAATTCGGATATCAGTAGTATTCAAGTTACCTGTCGCAGTGGCGGCTGCTTATATGGGGCATAGCCCAACAATTCATTGGCAAACTTATAATCGTTGGATTAGCAAGGAACAGCATCAACAGGTTTATGATGATGTGCTAAGAGATGAGGATAGACCTAAGCCGCCTTAG
- a CDS encoding metal-dependent hydrolase — MMSVTHAAIATAGTSLILGTADPLALFLSLIGSQIPDLDTSTSYVGQIFFPVSRWIEARFPHRTITHSLIATGLLCAIALPIGYFTNNLLIWLSLPLGHLLTCIADCFTVKGVQWFYPVPAWCWSVSNPKRRITTGEPSEYWVLVISIALLVVGLHLGSSGGLTQQVTTVLGMTDGAIEVYNKKSPTHHVWADVKGIWASDRTRADGKYFIVANEGDSFIVTDGKGEFFKTGQQILTERITATIGNPATTQLQTISFMDEEIAPKLQEIVASQPNALILLSGSIVVDLPENVRIPIEANRFQTAKLVDKTVTMTFHPIESALQQLGEQYVTGTLTLKAISPRPQ, encoded by the coding sequence ATGATGTCCGTGACTCATGCCGCGATCGCAACCGCAGGTACTTCCCTAATCCTCGGAACCGCTGACCCCCTAGCACTCTTCCTATCGCTCATTGGATCACAGATTCCAGATTTAGACACCTCCACAAGTTATGTCGGGCAAATCTTCTTTCCTGTGAGTCGATGGATAGAAGCGCGATTCCCACATCGAACGATCACACACTCCCTGATAGCCACTGGATTACTTTGCGCGATCGCTCTCCCAATCGGCTATTTCACCAACAATCTCCTAATCTGGCTCTCCCTGCCACTCGGACACCTGCTAACCTGCATCGCTGACTGTTTCACCGTCAAAGGCGTTCAGTGGTTCTATCCAGTTCCCGCTTGGTGCTGGAGTGTGAGCAATCCGAAACGGAGAATCACGACTGGGGAGCCGAGCGAGTATTGGGTTTTAGTTATCTCGATCGCGCTTCTCGTTGTGGGATTGCATCTTGGGAGCAGTGGCGGACTCACTCAGCAGGTTACGACTGTTTTGGGCATGACCGATGGAGCGATCGAGGTTTACAACAAGAAATCTCCAACTCATCACGTTTGGGCAGATGTAAAAGGGATTTGGGCAAGCGATCGCACCCGCGCTGATGGAAAATACTTCATCGTTGCCAATGAAGGCGATTCATTCATCGTGACGGATGGTAAGGGCGAATTCTTCAAAACGGGTCAGCAGATTTTGACAGAGCGGATTACTGCGACGATCGGCAACCCTGCCACCACCCAATTACAAACGATCTCATTCATGGATGAGGAAATCGCGCCGAAACTTCAGGAGATTGTGGCATCACAGCCCAACGCTTTGATTTTGCTGAGTGGCTCGATCGTGGTTGATCTGCCAGAGAATGTGAGAATTCCGATCGAGGCGAATCGATTCCAAACGGCGAAATTGGTGGATAAGACGGTAACGATGACGTTTCACCCGATTGAATCGGCTCTACAGCAATTGGGTGAACAGTATGTGACGGGAACGTTGACGCTGAAGGCAATTAGTCCGCGACCTCAGTGA
- a CDS encoding pentapeptide repeat-containing protein → MPSAAKSRYEKKRSPLHRFWNWAGFKEKKLWDVLQLLIVPTALAIGAFYLQETSKQRDLEIAQANREKDQQIADDRAKQETLNRYFDQISTLLFDRGLRTAKADAESRIVAQARTLTALRELDGERQGQLIKFLHKAKLLQAKKPVLDLRQTNLREANLSGSNLSEIDLAGVDLVGINLSDLNLPDTDSILSAERKMGNKEPSRVMIFRSYENLARLEKTNLDGANLSGTDLRAANLRRVNLSRTDLSKADLSMADLRDTNLSFANLKDAIMFEPILDGTLLCNTIMPDGTKSDRDCDKLKTKK, encoded by the coding sequence TTGCCTTCAGCCGCAAAGTCTCGTTATGAGAAAAAGAGATCGCCGCTTCACAGATTTTGGAACTGGGCAGGCTTTAAGGAAAAAAAGCTGTGGGATGTGTTGCAATTGTTGATTGTGCCGACTGCTTTGGCGATCGGTGCGTTCTATTTGCAGGAAACGTCGAAACAGAGAGATTTGGAGATTGCCCAGGCGAATCGGGAAAAGGATCAGCAGATTGCAGACGATCGAGCGAAACAGGAGACGCTGAATCGATATTTTGACCAGATTTCGACGTTGTTATTTGATCGGGGGCTACGGACTGCGAAAGCAGACGCTGAATCTCGAATTGTTGCACAGGCACGAACGTTAACAGCTTTGAGAGAACTGGATGGAGAGCGACAAGGACAACTCATCAAGTTTCTACATAAAGCGAAACTCCTTCAAGCGAAAAAGCCAGTCCTCGATCTTAGACAAACGAATTTGAGAGAAGCAAATCTGAGTGGAAGCAACTTATCTGAAATCGATTTAGCTGGGGTTGACCTAGTTGGGATCAACCTATCTGATCTAAATTTACCTGATACGGATTCAATTTTGTCAGCCGAGCGCAAGATGGGAAATAAGGAGCCGTCTAGAGTGATGATTTTTCGGTCTTATGAGAATCTTGCAAGATTGGAAAAGACAAATTTAGATGGAGCAAATTTGAGCGGAACAGACTTACGTGCAGCAAATTTAAGAAGAGTGAATCTTAGTAGAACAGACCTTAGTAAAGCAGATCTTAGTATGGCGGATCTCAGAGATACAAATCTAAGTTTCGCTAACTTGAAGGACGCAATTATGTTTGAGCCAATTCTAGATGGGACGCTGCTCTGCAATACCATAATGCCCGATGGTACAAAGAGCGATCGCGACTGCGACAAACTCAAAACTAAGAAATGA
- a CDS encoding IS4 family transposase translates to MLPSFYQTCLQSQLTEAQFVTLEILVELLQKERRITIERIATLFPQPILFESRRRNIQRFLSLPQLTPQAIWFPIVKQWIKRHYSGRTPLHLVVDRTQWQNHNLIMVSLVYQKRAIPLHWMWLNKQGQSSLAEQRKVLCPVFHLLKKYRFILLGDREFHSIELAAWCVEKQVKFVFRLPKSTTIKPNDSDAFTRLDDLPQTPGITEQYLHIQVTQNRGFGKHNLVLRQKRAYRQSNSDAWYLLTNLVGAEQTLKACSNRFSIEPLFKDYKSGGYHLEDCHADSRRFNALLVLIAIAYSLSTLQGRRIRQKQVQCYVGRVKEPKRTRNRHSNFWIGLYGRLWIEPLQLWSTLATKLMALKPQKRPFFQRGLNAISLIQSAL, encoded by the coding sequence ATGTTGCCCTCATTCTATCAAACCTGTTTACAATCGCAATTAACGGAAGCGCAATTTGTGACGCTAGAAATCTTGGTCGAACTGTTGCAAAAAGAGCGAAGAATTACGATTGAACGGATAGCGACCCTGTTTCCGCAACCGATTCTATTTGAGAGCAGACGGCGGAATATTCAGCGATTCTTGAGTCTGCCGCAACTGACTCCACAAGCGATCTGGTTTCCGATTGTCAAGCAGTGGATCAAACGACATTACTCAGGTAGAACTCCGCTTCACCTGGTGGTTGACCGGACGCAATGGCAAAACCATAACTTGATCATGGTGAGTCTTGTATACCAGAAGCGGGCAATCCCATTGCACTGGATGTGGCTGAACAAGCAAGGACAGAGTTCGCTGGCTGAACAACGAAAAGTGTTATGTCCGGTATTTCATCTGTTGAAAAAGTATCGCTTCATTTTGCTCGGAGACCGTGAGTTTCACAGTATCGAGCTTGCTGCTTGGTGTGTGGAAAAACAAGTCAAATTCGTGTTCCGTTTACCGAAAAGTACGACCATCAAACCGAATGACAGCGATGCGTTTACTCGCCTCGACGATTTGCCACAAACGCCCGGAATCACTGAGCAATATCTGCACATTCAAGTCACGCAAAATCGCGGGTTCGGCAAGCATAATTTAGTCTTGCGCCAAAAACGCGCCTACCGTCAATCGAATTCTGATGCTTGGTATCTGCTGACCAATCTCGTCGGTGCCGAACAAACTCTGAAAGCTTGCTCTAATCGCTTCTCCATTGAGCCGCTGTTCAAAGACTACAAATCCGGTGGCTATCATCTCGAAGATTGCCATGCCGATTCACGCCGATTCAATGCACTACTGGTTCTGATTGCCATTGCTTATTCGCTCTCAACGCTTCAGGGACGACGCATTCGCCAAAAGCAAGTGCAATGCTACGTCGGTCGAGTCAAGGAGCCGAAGCGAACCCGAAACCGACATAGCAATTTCTGGATTGGCTTGTATGGCAGGTTGTGGATTGAACCCTTGCAATTGTGGTCAACTCTGGCGACCAAGTTGATGGCACTCAAGCCGCAAAAACGTCCCTTTTTTCAGCGAGGTCTCAATGCCATTTCCTTGATCCAGTCTGCTCTCTAG
- a CDS encoding IS1 family transposase (programmed frameshift), with product MVLEPVQCPDCQSVDVVKHGRSAAGKQRYCCRNLECSRRSFILNFSYRGRLPEVKAQISDMAINGSGIRDTARVLKISPTTVIETPEKKSSQLEQVNISLLEQHQPDNTAVMVVRVEAAEMDEMWSFVESKQHQRWLWHAIDHQTGKVLAYVLATHEDSALKQLQQLLAPFSIQRFYTDSWGAYLRLLDEQHHTVGKANTQRIERKHLTLRTRIKRLARKTICFSKTEKMHDTVIGLFINRHEFGRAV from the exons ATGGTCCTAGAACCTGTTCAATGTCCCGATTGCCAGAGTGTGGATGTCGTTAAGCATGGTCGCAGTGCTGCTGGAAAACAACGGTATTGTTGCCGTAACTTAGAGTGTTCGAGACGATCATTTATCTTGAACTTTAGCTATCGAGGACGACTGCCTGAAGTCAAAGCGCAAATCAGCGACATGGCAATCAACGGCAGTGGTATTCGTGATACCGCCAGAGTGTTGAAGATTAGCCCAACGACTGTGATTGAAACGC CTGAAAAAAAGTCAAGTCAACTTGAACAAGTAAACATAAGTCTGCTCGAACAGCACCAACCGGATAACACTGCAGTCATGGTCGTCAGAGTCGAGGCGGCGGAGATGGACGAGATGTGGAGTTTTGTCGAGTCAAAGCAGCATCAACGATGGTTGTGGCACGCGATTGACCATCAAACTGGAAAAGTCCTTGCCTATGTGCTAGCCACCCATGAAGACTCAGCTCTTAAGCAACTTCAGCAACTGTTAGCTCCTTTTTCGATTCAACGGTTTTACACCGATAGTTGGGGAGCTTACTTGCGATTGCTAGATGAGCAGCACCATACGGTTGGCAAAGCCAACACACAGCGCATTGAGCGGAAACATCTAACTTTGAGAACTCGGATCAAGCGGCTTGCCAGAAAGACGATCTGTTTTTCCAAGACTGAGAAGATGCATGATACTGTGATTGGATTATTCATCAATCGTCATGAGTTCGGGCGAGCAGTATAA
- a CDS encoding helix-turn-helix domain-containing protein — protein MKFANAFRDTMFRFKLTGLEIAEKTGLTTTQISHFRNGIKNPRIDSVEKILEVFTQEQREYMLNLVAKAYKDETIASEAAKEEE, from the coding sequence ATGAAGTTCGCGAATGCTTTTAGGGATACAATGTTTCGGTTTAAACTGACCGGACTTGAAATTGCTGAGAAAACTGGTTTAACTACTACACAAATTAGCCACTTTCGCAATGGAATTAAAAACCCAAGAATAGACAGTGTAGAGAAGATTCTTGAGGTGTTCACCCAAGAGCAGCGCGAATATATGCTAAATCTGGTCGCTAAAGCCTACAAGGATGAAACCATTGCTTCTGAAGCTGCAAAGGAAGAAGAGTAG
- a CDS encoding 3'-5' exonuclease — MIRLPSFRKETEYLIDRAKSFNAQGIAWNEMEIVYRSKFMGENIYSEFEQVGIPIEWVNRDSESRNYNPTAQSIKLVTMHSSKGLEFPVVFVPGVGFMPTKDRSPEEEARLLYIAMTRAIDELVMTCDRESEFVQRVQVAINRI; from the coding sequence TTGATTCGACTTCCCAGCTTTAGAAAAGAGACAGAATATTTGATCGATCGCGCGAAAAGCTTCAATGCTCAAGGAATCGCCTGGAACGAAATGGAGATCGTCTACCGCTCTAAATTCATGGGTGAAAATATTTACAGTGAGTTTGAACAGGTCGGCATTCCAATCGAATGGGTGAATCGTGACAGCGAGAGCCGAAATTACAATCCCACTGCTCAAAGCATCAAATTAGTAACAATGCACTCTAGCAAGGGCTTAGAATTCCCAGTGGTCTTCGTTCCGGGTGTGGGATTTATGCCGACTAAAGATCGCTCCCCTGAAGAAGAAGCGAGATTGCTTTATATAGCAATGACAAGAGCGATCGATGAATTGGTGATGACGTGCGATCGAGAGTCAGAATTTGTTCAAAGGGTTCAGGTTGCCATAAACCGAATCTAA
- a CDS encoding NUDIX hydrolase encodes MTSHSNHYLSRLPEQFRYLGNYKSGEIEIATDSEVIGTVQAKLRSKSIASSESAPQASETGIVFEDDYILVIRDPVIFKNGQAGTYLRIIERASLTGKAGVVMLPVRDNLVYLNKIFRHATRHWELECPRGYREESQTLEEAVEAELSQELGLEIDAIYNLGEVYSNTGLLAGSAQAYFVRLKPGDAAPCPEEGESISDTVTLTTQEVKAKIRSGEIRDGFTLSVLQLAQAHDLLTDDRGI; translated from the coding sequence ATGACCTCTCACAGTAATCACTATCTATCGCGTTTACCAGAACAGTTTCGCTACTTAGGCAACTACAAATCAGGAGAAATCGAAATTGCGACTGACTCAGAAGTTATTGGGACAGTTCAAGCAAAACTTCGATCTAAATCTATTGCTTCATCAGAGTCCGCTCCGCAGGCTAGTGAGACTGGAATTGTGTTTGAAGATGATTATATTCTCGTGATTCGAGATCCTGTCATCTTCAAGAATGGACAAGCTGGAACATATCTCAGAATTATTGAACGAGCGTCGTTGACGGGTAAAGCTGGAGTTGTCATGCTCCCTGTGCGAGACAACTTAGTCTACCTCAATAAAATCTTTAGACACGCGACTCGGCACTGGGAATTGGAATGCCCTAGAGGATACAGAGAAGAATCTCAGACTCTTGAAGAAGCTGTAGAAGCTGAGCTTTCACAAGAACTAGGGCTTGAGATTGATGCTATCTACAATCTTGGAGAGGTTTACTCGAATACTGGACTCCTAGCAGGTTCAGCACAAGCTTATTTTGTTCGATTAAAGCCAGGAGATGCAGCTCCTTGTCCTGAAGAGGGAGAATCCATTTCGGACACCGTAACGCTCACCACTCAAGAGGTCAAAGCTAAGATTCGTAGTGGTGAGATTCGCGACGGATTCACGCTTTCAGTATTACAACTTGCTCAAGCTCATGATCTACTGACAGATGATCGGGGTATCTAG
- a CDS encoding DUF4278 domain-containing protein, whose product MQLKYRGCSYDSNSTSAQVAPSNPTLIYRGVKYQQNSAAPQRATSQCQTLTYRGSVYFAC is encoded by the coding sequence ATGCAATTGAAATATCGTGGCTGCTCTTACGACTCCAACTCCACCAGCGCTCAAGTGGCTCCCTCCAACCCGACCCTTATTTACCGAGGAGTCAAATATCAACAAAATTCTGCGGCTCCTCAGCGTGCAACATCACAATGTCAGACCTTGACCTATCGGGGATCAGTTTACTTTGCTTGCTAG
- a CDS encoding helix-turn-helix domain-containing protein, whose product MLSIYEQTKQGRGTRSRILAILNETDGLTRNELVKRSGLTYEQVRRQTQNLHIAGAIESRLVEGKRRYYLKESSTTPVLVGFLLLVWLPILHSTIEVEPIKISPYDQRDS is encoded by the coding sequence ATGCTGTCGATATACGAACAAACCAAACAGGGACGAGGAACGCGATCGCGCATTCTGGCAATTCTCAATGAGACAGACGGACTTACCCGCAACGAATTAGTTAAGCGATCTGGACTGACCTATGAGCAAGTAAGGCGACAGACCCAAAACTTACATATTGCCGGAGCGATTGAGTCTCGATTAGTTGAGGGAAAGCGACGATATTATCTGAAAGAGTCTTCTACTACGCCTGTATTGGTTGGATTCCTTCTGCTCGTATGGTTGCCAATTTTGCATTCAACGATCGAGGTAGAGCCTATTAAGATATCACCCTATGATCAGCGAGATTCCTAA